Below is a window of Camelina sativa cultivar DH55 chromosome 11, Cs, whole genome shotgun sequence DNA.
TTCACTTGAATCTGAGGTGGAAAAAGTATCTGATCGTCTTCGATGATGTGCGAGATGAGGACAACTGGGACGAGAGTCTTCAGGACGATGAGGAGAaactgaagaaggagaagaaatggGGAAAGTATCTGTCAGATGGATTCCCTGAAGGATCTGGTGGAAGAGTCATATACACGACAAGGGATGAGAAAGAGACACTAGCAAAGAAGCTAGTTGCAGAGGAACATGAGATACATCGTCTTTGGCCTCTGAATGATACTGGGAGTGTCTGGAACATATATAAAGAAGCACTCGAAGATAATGAGGAAACGCTTCCAAGGAACGACAAGAAATGCATAGATGAGCTAATGAACAAGTCTCGTGGTCTTCCTTTAGCTGCTAGGCTGTTGGCCACGCTTGTTCCCGtgtttcttgatgatgaaaAAGCTGACCAGAACGGTTCCATCAGTGGAACTACCGAACCAGCCAACAACACAATACCAGAAGAGATGGGAACTATTCCACCTCAGAAGGCTTGAGATATTTAAGAACACCCTTTTccattgtgtgtgtgtgtgttttttggtttgttgttctttttgttgtatCAGTAATCCGTAATCATACATTCATAAAACATTTCTTCTTTTAACTCATTAATTcaaattcttacaaaaaaacaacactCTTGAAACATAAGCAGCAATACATCAAATGGGAAACGATGaagcaaaacacacacaacaagaacaagaacaagaacaagaacaagaacaaaaaaggaTAGACAATTTGGAAAAACTGAGACACTCTTAAGTTCAAATAGTTTATTTCCACAAATTTAGTCAATTAATagtatatgaacaaaaaaattatgaatccAAACAAGGTATAGCAACCTCCTCCTCTCCGGTGAATGAGAATAATTGGAGATCGTGTGTAAGTTGAAGAACCCTAATTAATCTTGTTGGCTTTGAAACGAAAGGTACTCTTCCccaatcctctgttttttcgCTATGCTATTAAacgaaacgctgcgttttagtTAGTACACGGCTCCGTTATAacagaagtttttttttttcccggcTATCTCCGTCCCTTGGCCAGTCGGAAgacgagaaaaaaaagaattggggAGAGGTGAAAGATTTGGGACAATCGAGAGTGGCGAGACAACGGGTAAATTGGATTCGAATTCGATTATTATAtgtgtggttttgttttttttttaggtttgctTGAAGTTTGAATCAGTCCTCTGGTTCACAACAATTTCGTTTTCTGGAATTGGCTCAATAAATCTGGTTGCTTTGATATCCTTTGTTTTGAAGCTCTAGTGAGTGTTTGGCTAATGATAAAATGAGCTAAAGATGTTGAATTTGCAGCTCTTTTGATAAAATGAGTCGAAGATTTTGAATTTGCAGCCCTTTGATGGTCATACACTCATACTGCTCATTCTAAATCTATGACATTTTCTTGGTGAGAGATCATACATTGTTATTGGTGTTGATGTTGATTTGTCATCTATAACATATCATTAACTGAAAAAAGTTATACTTATATGTTTGTTCTTTCAGTGTTCCATATTTGCTTGCATGCACAATGTGTAATCAAAACAACAGAAGGAACGATGGATACGTTTCAACTCAAATCAATTTTCCTCGTTTGCTGATGAACTCAACTGACCTCCAAGGCCGAGGTGAGCCAATGCTAGCCAAACAAAAACGAGTAACTCTCCTCCTCTGCTAAGCTGCTCCATACGCGCTGCAGCATCACAATTGCACGCTGCGTGGAACAGCAACTCCATCCACACTTTGCTTACCACGCTccacatgttttcttcatctccatccACACTTTGCTTCTTTATCTTGTTGAGTTGTTTCGCCAGTGCCCTAGCCTCGAACAACACAGATTTGCTTTGGTTCCCTTTGACATCCCTCGGATGAATCTCTACCCCCACCGAAAGAATCTTACGGCTTGCTCTTTGCACCTCCCTCAAGTTCTCAATATGCCACCTCTTGTAGAACTTTTCAGCTTCGGCTAACGTGTCTCTAAACCTGATCTTCCCTATCCCCGCAACCTCTGACATCAGCTTCGGCTGCATAATCAAGAGATACATCATGTAGTCCGAGAGCATTTTGCTGAACTCACGGTCTTTATCACAGCTAGCCATACTGGGCGCTTCTTCTTGGTAACACAGCTCAGTTGCTATATGCCAAAGCATAAGGCTACGATCGAAATCAACATCTGCTATATAACGCATCAACCGTTCTGGATCCGCCATATCTAATTCAATGTTTCCAGAATCCCATCCTTTCCTTCCGGCTTTCGTTTTTCTTCTCTCGTTGCGTGGACGACGCTTGAGTCTGAATTTAAGCTGATCAAATATGAAACCCCACAGCTCTTTTGTCAATGGTTCACTGTGTACAGATCTTATCAGACTTAGCTCATCTACCAGATCATTGATGCCGAGGGAATTGGTGATGCAGTTGCCAAGAAACGTGAAGCAGTGAGGTATCATGAACCAGAACTCAACAACAATAGAAAACGTAATGAGCTACTGGATTTTCTTCCGACCACTGACCAATGACATTTTTGATGTACTCGTGAAGATCATCATTCCAGTTGGCGATCTTCTCGAACAGCTTCTTGAAGATGTTGGTGATGAAAATGAAAGGGTAAAGTATAGTCTTCCACACAAGCCGACGTTTTCTACCTTTGACGTCATGTATCCTCTTTATATCTGCTTTCACTGAGTATGTGATGAAGTTAAACATCTTCATGCTTCCTGCCCATCTTTGGATTAGAAACGGCGTGTTAAGCACCTCATGTTCGACTCATCCGCTGCATTTTTGCTTCTTCCAGTGCAGCTTTTTCAAAACGAGGAACCACTTGAGTGCAGGGTCTATCCATGAGCCGCTGTCTACTTCGTCTTCGTTTATCCTACTGATGACAGCAAATGTCCAGTCTGAGGGGAGAATCATGAGGAGAGATACAAGATCAAGAGCTATTCCAACTAAGAACAAAGTGTAGGTGATCACGATATCAGCTCCGTGAAACTCATGTCTCTTTTTGGTCTTGTAATGAAAGATGCCAAATGCTGACAGAAGAGATCCCAAAGCTATAGTTCGGGTCAAAGCTCCAATCCAAGTATGAGGAACCGAGACTTTTGTGTATAAACCTTCGTAGATAAAACCGAGCTCCACCTCCAAGATCCTCAAAGCTTCTTCGTCTTTTAGATTCTTGAAGAATTCTTTGCTCTCGTCTCGTTGCTCAGAGCTAAAGATGTTATTGACCACAAGACTCTTGAAGTTATTGAAAAACCAGAAAGCAAACTGAAGGATCTCGAGGTGTGTCAAGTTACCGGGGTTTTCTAGCCTTAATGGTCTCTTTTGTCTACCATACTTCGTGTAGTTTTCAGTAGGCATCAAGTCGTCTTCCTTTCTCCGGCGGCGGGTCTCATTAGAATCCGTATCAGGAACGTCAAGCATTGAACCCCTGAACTTGTCTGAGCTCGCGAGATACAAGGCAATCGTCCTCTCCAGATACTTGAAAGTCCCAGAAATGAACAAAAGCAGTATGATCACCCAAAGAGAATTAGGTAGAGACTGGATAACCACGTAGGCACCTGAAACAGCCTGTAAAGCCAAGCCAAGGAAGTGTCTGTGCCAAAGAGCATTGTCCTCGAGTGAGTATGCAGTGATTGTGTCTGGTCCACCAAGATGTAAGAGCAAGAACGGTGCCCACAAAGCCAAGAGCTTCTTATCTTGAGGAGGATCATCTGGCAGTCTTTCCCTTGATTCTTGGCAATAAGGCCAATCACAAAGTTTGCAGACCAATCTGCTAAGAGGTAAGACAACCAAAGGATTAAAGCCAGGAACCTGTTGGATGTTCGTTTCCTCAATGGTGCTAAGATGATGAGTATTGTCTGTATCGTCAGACTGAGAATTACGATTCCTCTTATGTGTGGGAATCACCTgtaccatcttcttcttctgatttattATTCTGGTGAATGTTTAGATTCAGAGAGACTGAGATTTACTAAACATGTCCGGTCGTTGACTTTCTTTAGCTTCTCTGGtctttatttaaaatgaatatatCATTTGTGATTTCGTCTGTCGTTTACCTCGTCCTCGAAATTAGCATTTGAAAGgatttctgtaaaaaaatatacacacatATTGAGTCCGAACAGTAAACTATTACATAATCTGATAATCATGAAAGTTGTACAAAAGACTGAAAGTAACGTTTTTGGTATGGCTTTGTAATTGTGAAATCGGTACACCCCCTACCGCTGTGGTACAGGGCTACCAATCACAAAACCAATTAGTTCCAAAATAGACAAAACTGTAGTATATAATCCATATTCAATTTGTTCACAAATCAAAGTAAActcaaaaactttaaaaactaaacagtACTTGTTCTTTTCCCATACTATAGACATGCAGACGCTGAAAGGACCCACAAATCTAACATGAACAAACCAATCATTTTAATCAAAAGCAACTAATTTTGAGCAATATGCAAACCAAAACATATGAAAATgggaaaccaacaaaatcacGCAGAGAGTAACAAGTCTTCTTATAACAAGAATCAATATGAGAGTCTTGGACGTCAGATATTCAGATCCTAAAGAGTTGTCTTTGACTCATCGATCTTCTCAGATCTCCAGATTCCGTTTCGATCACAGGGGCAGAATGTTACTCTGGGACACTCATAGCTCTCCAACAATCTCAGATTTGGGAAAAGTTTATTCAGCTCTCTCCATTCCACTTTTAGCTTTATAAGGGACGTGAGACGTAAAACCTCAACACCACATTTTGTTGGCTCTCCTGCAGGTAAAACACCGAATCCTTTGAGTCGTTTCGAGCTTCCGAGGCGGAGCTTTTCCAGGTAAAGAAGGTTCTGAGGCCAAAGCCACTCTGGAAGTTCCCTATCAGGAAAACGCTGCAGGTCCAGCTTCCTTAACTGTCTAGGAAGTTGCTTAATATCACGCCAACTTCGCTCATACTCCTCCTGCTCTTCTGTCTCATCTTTGTTTAAATGCTTCTTCTTTAGGATAACTTTGCTTCCCCACCGCACGTTCAGGTTTTCAAGTACTTTGAATTCTTTTATATCATCAATCAACTTATCTAAAGTATAAGCCTCTCGGTGTACGGTAACACTAAGCTTTCTCAGATTCGCTAAACGCTTCAGAGCAGCCAGTTTACAGGTTTTTGCTGTATCAACATCACCGAGCACAAAGCCCTTGAGGACCTCTAGATTTTCTAGCCTAGACAATCCAACGGGAATGCTCTCTAAGGCCTCACAGCCAGTCAAATCCAAGTAGACTAGATTCTTGAGCTTATGTATGTCATCAGGAAGCTGCTCCATGTTATAGCAATGCCTGAGGTCCAAGATGATCAGCTTGTTGAGCTTGCAAGCTGAACGGCTAAGGCTTTTAATGGTTGAGATGCCTTGAAAACTCAAAAACCTTAACCTCGTCAAGGAACTCAAATCTTTCATAACTCTACGGCTATCCATTTCAATCTCTTGGTCGGTTCTCTCCCACTTGTCCATATCAATCTCCGGGTCGATTCTCTCCCACCTACCAAGATAAAGAACTCTGAGCTTCTTCATACGTGTAAACCACTTGCGCGTGAATTCAGGGAACCTCTCGGAAACATTGAACACTGTTTCGATGTTTTCTGGATTCATTTTGGTTCtgctttttgcttcttcttggaGTGATGACCCTTCCACAAGGCAGACCTTGTTCAAGTCTGATTTCTGCATGTTTGGCTTCTCCTTTTCATCATACATATCAAAAAGCCCTATCTTCTTGGAGATAAGAACCACTGAAGCATGCACAAAAGGGGTCATCTTATAGCTACTTGGCTCCAGTTTGCGTTTGTTTTCAACTGGTTCAATCAAGTTTTCCTTCTTGAAAACATCAAGAATCTCCTTCACTTTAACTTCGGCATTTAAAACAGGCAGCATCCCTTCCCCCATCCACCAGTACATCAGCATCTTTCTATCAACCTCTTTATTCTCCGGGAACACAGCGAAGCTCAGCAGGCAGATCCTCTGTTCATCATCTTTAAGACCCTCGAATTTTCGTTTTACGTCTCTGAAAACCGCGAGTCTTTTGAGACCTTGTTCGTTTGCATGGATCCCGGGCAAGCAGACAATGCGTTTTTTACTCTTGTCGCCTTCTTGATCAACTATTGCTGCTTTCTTCTGTTTCTGCCTCTCAGAAGACATAGGTACCTTCCTTATCAAGTTCAAAACCTTGGCGGTGATATCTGTCAAGTCTTTACTGGTTAAACTCTTATCAGAGGGTTCCACTTTTCTAACCTCATCGTCAAGCATATCCAGCTGCTCATCCACTTCTAACTGAAGTCTCCTCATGTATTTTACTTTACGCTTTAAGCGACGAAGAGAAATCTGTAGCTTACGAATCGGATTCACAAGATCGTCAGGCGGGGGAATCTGAGGAGGCGCGCTTTTGCTTCTTTCCAAACTGTTTTGCTGCGTCGTCTCCACCAAGGTTTCTTCTTCCCCTCGAATCTCAACATTGATGCTCCTAGAGGAAGGTAACACATGCTCTTGAGTATGTTCTCTTTTTACTCCTTCATCACTAGTATCTTGAAGTTGAATAGCTGAGTGTAGTTTATTTACAATGTTGATGATCGAATCAATTGTACTTCCAACAGTACTAGTAGCTGACTGCTTCAACTCCTTGCGGCTCATGACTCCTTATCAGTTCAAAGCTTACCTTAAAAACAACCAAATTCCCCAATAATGTTAGAGAAATTAATCAATGCAGAACTAAGCAAACCGAACCATTCCAGTAATTCAAAAAGTCAATGTAATTTCCCTTATCAGCTctcattcatgttttttttttttttttttatgctaacAATTTTAAACAGATTGTTCAAAAAACCATAAAcagattattcaaaaaaaaattaaacagattATTCAAAACCATAAATAGTAGTTGCTACAGAAAAAATCTGATTCTTCATTCACCAACTCTAATCACCTAAATCATCGATCgttaatttctaattttctataaaGCAAATCTTATTACCCTTCCAAAACGATTGTCATCACAAATTAAAGCTTAATGGGGGCAAAAGATAAAGCTCTTACCGAGGGACATGAGATTCTGGCTAGAATCGGGATGGGACGGTTTTCCAGTCGAAGTCAAATATGTGTGAGGCAAAGATTAAAGAGAAGGTCAAGTGCCTCTGGTAGAATGATCAGTAGCTCctgcaatttttttctttttctaagaGCTAATTTTTATTCCGTtagtaaaatagaaaatcattaaCAGTTACAGTGGTTTAATATCAAACATTTTCgaacatatataaaacccaaaacataccgtatataaaaatatatatactaagaaAGAAAGTTTtagttgtatttttatattttagtttactaaatgtgtatatatatatatatatatataagaatcagATATACTCTAATATAAAGTATGTGTTaaatgagaatattttttttttgttttaatgaatttttattacttttataggtaagtataattaaaaataaattgaaccATTTGCAACCATCTGTTACcgtgatttttattaaaaaaaaattagcaattctttgttttttaacagCTGCAATTCTAAACAAtctaaaacattataaataatttgcgTAACTATCGTCAAACGCTGCTAATCACATAATAGTAGTATCACATTTTGATACTTGTTCATAATGAGGAGCAGACATAAGCTTTAGAGGGTAGTGCATACcctatacaaaatttatattttatgtttataattacttataaagttataattgtgttttttttccttttattttctatttattcttCAAATAGTTTACTAAATTTAGGtacattatctttttttttgtttagttggCATGCTTTATTTAAATGGCAAttctattgattttttattaacaatattTTCATATGCATATAATAGTTAGATCATGTACAAATACTAgatatttaaaacaaattaataaaaatttaaattaatactagATATTATGTCCCATATATAATATTGTTCTAGATTCGCCAGCTGTACTGTAATcataatatgtttttgttttattcaaacttgtcatcaaattcttttaatcaaaagtcaaaacctaACCATCACggattctccttttttttcaaaatttgtttcttatgaATAAAGAATGACTCGAAAGCATAGACCTAAGAAATCTCAAGTCATGTATTGATATATTAATGCCATTAGCAATTGCTTATGATATCCTTGTCTGCTCTCTACTGATTGCCGGCGAATAAAGAAAGACTTGAGGCCGTAGACCTTATAAAATTATCCCAATCCATATTTACATGTTGTTAGCAGCTGTGAATCCGGAGTTTTTGCTTGTCCACATGATATGTTCAGAAGTTGAGGTTTACGATAAATTATGGTTATTATCTTAATGTTGATGATGTAAAATTAGAGAGATGCTACAATAATGTTGGAGTCAATTGCGATTTGCGAGTATAGATATAATTAGCATCTCCAAAAAGTTATTTGCAGttcaaaatataatacaaaaaatgtttcatgcaataaaaaaaaatataatttctataataattaaatttaaggaaaaatattaaaattgctgcaagaaaaaacgaaaaatatattaaaatcatatatatatagaattcccttttttttctttttttttttctttttggtacaTTGTCAAGCTAATGTCAAAGCGGATAATTTGATATCTAATATACGTACCAAACAGCTTTTAAGTTTATATGTaaccaatattttt
It encodes the following:
- the LOC104724859 gene encoding disease resistance RPP13-like protein 4, producing MSRKELKQSATSTVGSTIDSIINIVNKLHSAIQLQDTSDEGVKREHTQEHVLPSSRSINVEIRGEEETLVETTQQNSLERSKSAPPQIPPPDDLVNPIRKLQISLRRLKRKVKYMRRLQLEVDEQLDMLDDEVRKVEPSDKSLTSKDLTDITAKVLNLIRKVPMSSERQKQKKAAIVDQEGDKSKKRIVCLPGIHANEQGLKRLAVFRDVKRKFEGLKDDEQRICLLSFAVFPENKEVDRKMLMYWWMGEGMLPVLNAEVKVKEILDVFKKENLIEPVENKRKLEPSSYKMTPFVHASVVLISKKIGLFDMYDEKEKPNMQKSDLNKVCLVEGSSLQEEAKSRTKMNPENIETVFNVSERFPEFTRKWFTRMKKLRVLYLGRWERIDPEIDMDKWERTDQEIEMDSRRVMKDLSSLTRLRFLSFQGISTIKSLSRSACKLNKLIILDLRHCYNMEQLPDDIHKLKNLVYLDLTGCEALESIPVGLSRLENLEVLKGFVLGDVDTAKTCKLAALKRLANLRKLSVTVHREAYTLDKLIDDIKEFKVLENLNVRWGSKVILKKKHLNKDETEEQEEYERSWRDIKQLPRQLRKLDLQRFPDRELPEWLWPQNLLYLEKLRLGSSKRLKGFGVLPAGEPTKCGVEVLRLTSLIKLKVEWRELNKLFPNLRLLESYECPRVTFCPCDRNGIWRSEKIDESKTTL